A stretch of the Thiocystis violascens DSM 198 genome encodes the following:
- a CDS encoding transglycosylase SLT domain-containing protein: MLTLTAMAASADSRDDFLAAEQALKDGDRARFESLVETLREYPLYPYLRFADLTGNLNAAPDSAIEAFLDADPDSPLADRLRLAYLRRLADAGRWTDYARVYRADESVERRCLYLRALIESGRAEEAMPQVESVWLSARSRPDACDSVFAAWRQAGHLTPGLTWRRIRLAMESGETGLARGLGTLLPEAERPWLERWLDVDRDPARMLETVGFSREHPLRAAILAHGIVRLARRAPDDAALALMQWREALAVDPAALDRAHAAVGRALARTGERLGLAYWDGLRETGENLPEQEARLRAAIELIAWDWVAKWIARMPDSEEKRDRWLYWQGRAEERLGHAAAAQASFEQAARQRGFWGFMAADRIGQPYRLDHAPTPAEPARIRRLVLTPAFQRIRELHPLGRETDIRREWRALTRNLEAPDLLAAAVIADALRWHDQAIFTLARTGYWDDLHLRFPVTYRELVTEQAWQTGIDAAWIFAVMRQESVFARTIASNAGAIGLMQLMPATAAEVAADLDLDAPSRWSLLDPALNIALGSSYLARMRDRFGHAALATAAYNAGPSRVARWLPEDCLDADLWIARIPFAETRAYVERVLTYRVIYADRLGLAPVRLSELLPPVPAAGFWREARLEP, encoded by the coding sequence ATGTTGACGTTGACCGCAATGGCGGCCAGCGCGGACAGTCGGGATGATTTTCTCGCCGCCGAGCAGGCGCTCAAGGATGGCGACCGGGCGCGTTTCGAATCGCTTGTCGAAACGCTGCGCGAGTATCCCCTTTATCCCTATCTGCGCTTCGCCGATCTGACCGGGAACCTGAATGCGGCACCGGACTCCGCGATCGAGGCCTTTCTCGACGCCGATCCGGATTCGCCGCTGGCCGACCGTCTGCGCCTGGCCTATCTGCGCCGGCTCGCCGATGCCGGACGCTGGACCGATTATGCGCGGGTCTATCGGGCGGACGAGTCGGTGGAACGCCGCTGTTTGTATCTGCGTGCGCTGATCGAGTCCGGCCGCGCCGAGGAGGCCATGCCCCAGGTCGAATCGGTCTGGCTGTCGGCGCGCTCGCGGCCGGATGCCTGCGATTCCGTCTTCGCGGCCTGGCGGCAGGCCGGTCATCTGACGCCCGGGTTGACCTGGCGGCGTATCCGGTTGGCGATGGAGTCCGGCGAGACCGGATTGGCCCGTGGGCTTGGGACGCTTCTGCCCGAGGCCGAGCGTCCCTGGCTGGAACGCTGGCTGGACGTGGATCGGGATCCCGCCCGGATGCTGGAGACGGTGGGATTTTCCAGGGAGCATCCGCTGCGCGCGGCGATCCTGGCCCATGGGATTGTCCGGCTGGCGCGGCGCGCGCCGGATGACGCGGCCTTGGCGCTGATGCAGTGGCGCGAGGCGCTGGCGGTCGACCCGGCGGCGCTCGACCGTGCCCATGCCGCGGTGGGTCGCGCGCTCGCGCGCACCGGCGAGCGTCTGGGGCTTGCCTATTGGGACGGTCTGCGGGAGACCGGGGAGAATCTCCCGGAACAGGAGGCGCGTTTGCGCGCCGCCATCGAGCTGATCGCGTGGGACTGGGTGGCCAAGTGGATCGCGCGCATGCCGGACAGCGAGGAGAAACGCGACCGCTGGCTCTACTGGCAGGGACGCGCCGAGGAGCGGCTTGGCCACGCGGCGGCGGCTCAAGCCAGTTTCGAGCAGGCGGCACGCCAACGCGGTTTCTGGGGCTTCATGGCGGCGGACCGGATCGGACAACCCTATCGTCTGGACCATGCGCCGACCCCGGCGGAGCCGGCGCGGATTCGCCGTCTCGTCCTCACGCCGGCGTTTCAGCGGATTCGGGAACTGCATCCATTGGGGCGTGAGACCGATATCCGCCGCGAATGGCGCGCCCTGACCCGGAATCTGGAAGCGCCGGATCTGCTGGCGGCGGCCGTGATCGCCGATGCGCTGCGCTGGCATGATCAGGCCATCTTCACGCTGGCGCGCACCGGTTACTGGGACGACCTACACCTGCGCTTTCCCGTGACCTATCGGGAACTGGTGACCGAGCAGGCCTGGCAGACCGGGATCGATGCCGCCTGGATCTTTGCGGTGATGCGTCAGGAGAGCGTCTTCGCGCGCACGATCGCCTCAAACGCCGGCGCCATCGGGTTGATGCAACTGATGCCCGCAACCGCGGCGGAGGTCGCGGCGGATCTGGACCTGGACGCGCCCTCGCGCTGGTCATTGCTCGACCCCGCTCTGAACATCGCGCTCGGCAGTAGCTATCTGGCACGGATGCGCGATCGCTTCGGGCATGCCGCGCTCGCCACGGCGGCCTATAACGCGGGACCGAGCCGGGTCGCGCGCTGGCTGCCCGAGGACTGCCTCGACGCGGATCTCTGGATCGCCCGGATCCCCTTTGCCGAGACGCGCGCGTATGTGGAGCGCGTCCTGACCTATCGCGTGATCTATGCGGATCGCCTGGGGCTTGCGCCGGTGCGCCTGAGCGAACTGTTGCCACCGGTGCCGGCGGCCGGTTTCTGGCGCGAGGCGCGCCTGGAGCCCTGA
- a CDS encoding type II toxin-antitoxin system PemK/MazF family toxin codes for MTRGEVWWVEFDLSVGSEIRKTRPGVIVSNDAANRHLARVVVVPLTSQTGRQYPSEALVTVAGQTSKAMADQIMAADKSRLKTRLDVLSKTDLLAVEDAIKLHLGLPM; via the coding sequence ATGACGCGCGGTGAGGTGTGGTGGGTCGAGTTCGACCTCTCGGTTGGCAGTGAGATCCGCAAAACGCGCCCAGGGGTGATCGTGAGCAACGATGCGGCAAATCGGCATCTGGCGCGGGTCGTCGTTGTCCCACTAACCAGCCAGACCGGACGCCAGTATCCCAGCGAAGCCTTGGTGACCGTCGCGGGTCAGACCAGCAAAGCCATGGCCGATCAGATCATGGCGGCCGATAAATCGCGGCTGAAAACTCGGCTTGACGTCTTATCCAAGACGGATCTGCTGGCCGTCGAAGACGCGATCAAGCTGCATCTTGGGTTGCCGATGTGA
- a CDS encoding sulfite exporter TauE/SafE family protein → MPAVELSAYLTIGILSGLLAGLFGVGGGVVIVPALILIFTRMDIGGDWIPHLAVGTSLATIIGTGAASTRAHHRRGGVRWDLVARLAPGILLGTWAGAGLVAIIPEWWLKRLFAGFLVVVSLRMLIRSAPQRSAPLPGTGRLWAVGGGIGMLSALVGIGGGTMTVPFLNRHGLEMRQAVGTSAAVGLPIAIAGAIGLILAGWGRGGLPAFSTGFVYWPAVGVMLLASMPAAPLGARLAHALPVDLLKRLFGLLLLAVALRLAFSD, encoded by the coding sequence ATGCCAGCCGTCGAACTCTCCGCCTATCTGACGATCGGCATCCTGTCGGGTCTGCTCGCCGGACTCTTTGGGGTCGGCGGCGGCGTGGTCATCGTGCCCGCCCTGATCCTGATCTTTACCCGAATGGACATCGGTGGAGACTGGATACCGCATCTGGCGGTGGGCACCTCGCTGGCGACCATCATCGGCACCGGGGCCGCCTCCACCCGCGCCCATCATCGCCGCGGCGGCGTCCGTTGGGATCTGGTGGCCCGGCTGGCGCCCGGCATTTTGCTGGGAACCTGGGCCGGGGCGGGACTGGTCGCGATCATCCCGGAATGGTGGTTGAAACGGCTCTTTGCGGGATTTCTGGTCGTGGTGAGCCTGCGCATGCTGATCCGCTCAGCGCCGCAACGCAGCGCCCCGCTGCCTGGAACAGGCCGTCTGTGGGCGGTCGGCGGCGGGATCGGGATGCTTTCCGCGCTGGTCGGGATCGGCGGCGGCACCATGACCGTGCCTTTCCTGAACCGCCATGGGCTGGAGATGCGTCAGGCGGTCGGCACCTCCGCCGCCGTCGGTCTGCCCATCGCGATCGCGGGCGCCATCGGCTTGATCCTGGCCGGTTGGGGGCGCGGCGGGCTCCCCGCGTTCAGCACCGGCTTCGTCTATTGGCCGGCGGTCGGGGTCATGCTGCTCGCCAGCATGCCGGCCGCGCCGCTCGGGGCTCGTCTCGCCCATGCCTTGCCGGTCGATCTTCTGAAACGTCTCTTCGGGCTCTTGCTGCTCGCGGTCGCGCTCCGACTCGCGTTCAGCGACTGA
- a CDS encoding complex I NDUFA9 subunit family protein codes for MPTRHPHRQRHLQLIPGCELCEVAGWETAPLAEAMAGCTVLINLAGILNEGGGRTFEQTHVRTVETATRAALQAGVTRYLHMSALHANAESGPSDYLRTKGRGEALAFAAAGEGLAVTSFRPSVIFGPGDSFFNHFAGLLRLLPGLFPLACPDARFAPVYVGDVVEAMLRCLDDPDTHGKTYELCGPRAFSLRELVVYTGERIGREIWVMGLDDRLSRLQASIFQRLPGKPFTLDNYLSLQVDSVCAREGLKKLGISATDLDFVVPGYLK; via the coding sequence GTGCCGACGCGCCATCCGCACCGGCAGCGTCATCTGCAACTGATTCCGGGCTGCGAGCTGTGCGAGGTCGCGGGTTGGGAGACGGCGCCACTGGCCGAGGCGATGGCCGGCTGCACGGTTCTGATCAACCTGGCGGGCATTCTCAATGAAGGCGGCGGGCGGACGTTCGAGCAGACCCATGTGCGGACGGTGGAGACCGCGACCCGCGCCGCGCTTCAGGCCGGCGTGACGCGCTATCTGCACATGAGCGCGCTGCACGCGAACGCCGAGAGCGGCCCCAGCGACTATCTGCGAACCAAGGGTCGCGGCGAGGCGCTGGCCTTCGCGGCGGCGGGGGAGGGGCTGGCGGTGACCAGCTTCCGCCCGTCGGTCATCTTCGGCCCCGGAGATAGCTTCTTCAACCACTTCGCTGGGCTGTTGCGACTGCTCCCCGGTCTCTTTCCGCTCGCCTGTCCGGATGCTCGTTTCGCGCCCGTCTACGTCGGGGATGTGGTGGAGGCCATGCTGCGTTGTCTGGATGACCCTGACACCCATGGCAAGACCTACGAACTCTGCGGCCCGCGCGCCTTCTCGCTCCGCGAACTGGTCGTCTATACCGGCGAGCGGATCGGACGCGAGATCTGGGTGATGGGGCTCGACGATCGGCTGTCGCGGCTTCAGGCAAGTATCTTTCAACGCTTGCCGGGCAAGCCATTCACCCTGGACAACTATCTGTCGCTTCAGGTGGACAGCGTGTGCGCGCGCGAGGGACTCAAGAAACTTGGGATATCGGCCACGGATCTCGATTTCGTGGTGCCCGGTTACCTCAAGTAA
- a CDS encoding phosphate-starvation-inducible protein PsiE: MKSQKPLDRWLSTLFHYIEKAVLVGVGALALVGIGQLIQGIYQNGQVKLEDLLLMFIFIEIMAMANVYFIRRSVPFTYPMFIAVTALSRLIVLQGKNIAPENLLYESGAILLVSLAILIIRFSQRYSAAAIETEETEDEKHG; this comes from the coding sequence ATGAAGTCACAAAAACCCCTCGATCGCTGGCTGTCGACGCTCTTTCATTACATCGAAAAGGCGGTTCTGGTCGGTGTCGGCGCACTGGCGCTCGTCGGCATCGGCCAACTCATCCAAGGCATCTATCAGAATGGACAGGTCAAACTGGAAGACCTGCTTCTGATGTTCATCTTCATCGAGATCATGGCGATGGCGAACGTCTACTTCATCCGACGGTCCGTGCCCTTCACCTATCCCATGTTCATCGCCGTCACCGCGCTCTCGCGGCTGATCGTGCTCCAGGGCAAAAACATCGCCCCCGAGAACCTCCTCTACGAGAGCGGCGCGATCCTGCTGGTCAGTCTCGCGATCCTCATCATCCGCTTCAGTCAACGCTATAGCGCGGCCGCCATCGAGACCGAGGAAACCGAGGACGAGAAGCATGGCTGA
- a CDS encoding efflux RND transporter permease subunit, translating to MTFTDIFIHRPVLATVVSLLILILGVRAFLDLDLRQYPKTQNTVVTITTAYPGASSDLVQGFITQPLQQAIAEANGIDFLASTSSAGVSVIEANMRLNYDPNAAVAEIQAKVASQLNVLPESAQNPVIDSTTGDSTALMYLAFYSEEMDLPQITDYLIRVVQPQLQALQGIAKAELIGNKTFAMRIWLDPARMAALKVTGDEVAQVLRTNNYLAGVGRIQGELVQVDLSATTDISSVEDFRRLVVRAESDTLIRLEDIAEIELGAADYNSTTLYKGIPAIFIGIEPAPGSNPLDVAERVHDLMPGLKADFPEGLNAFIPYDASEFIQESIKEVFKTLAEAVLIVLLVIFLSLGSLRAALIPSVAVPLSIVGAGFLMLLMGFSVNLLTLLAMVLAIGLVVDDAIVVVENVHRHLEMGKPRIQAAVDAARELALPIIAMTTTLVAVYAPIGFMGGLVGSLFTEFAFTLAGAVLVSGIVALTLSPMLSAAVLREGGQQGRFEQAVEHFFERLASGYRRLLHGWLRYPSATLLVAVAVLAAIYGMYSMTQKELAPTEDQSILFFMATAPQTATIDYNQRYVAQMTPLFEAFPEYQESFILVGFGDASTTFGGFKMPPPNQRERSQMEIQPQLQGALSQIAGLDTVAFSLPSLPTPGSGMPVEFVVLSDRGAEELAGLADQLLGQAMASGKFMFLMKDVKLERPRTVLEVDRDLAGDLGISMQDLGLSLSGMLNEDYVNWFSLAGRSYKVIPQVEQGYRNDAGELLDYQVRTAAGELVPVSALVTLRHEVEPSKRVQFQQLNAVTLSGVMTPGVTLGDALDYLEQEARGLFPRGARIDYKGESRQFKREGAALEVTFFLSLLIIYLVLAAQFESWRDPFVILMSVPLSLAGAMAFLFLGFASINIYTQVGLITLIGLVAKNGILIVEFANQLGEREGLARREAIEQASAIRLRPILMTTVSMLVAMIPLLTASGPGAVSRFDIGLVIVTGLGIGTVFTLFVVPAFYLLLSPTSHRRIGEEQGSAHTI from the coding sequence ATGACCTTCACCGACATTTTCATCCACCGCCCGGTGCTCGCGACTGTCGTGAGCTTGCTGATCCTGATTCTGGGGGTGCGCGCCTTCCTGGATCTGGATCTGCGTCAGTATCCCAAGACGCAAAACACCGTGGTCACCATCACCACCGCCTATCCGGGGGCGAGCAGCGATCTGGTGCAGGGATTCATCACCCAACCGCTCCAGCAGGCCATCGCCGAGGCCAACGGGATCGATTTCCTCGCGTCCACCAGCTCCGCCGGGGTCTCGGTGATCGAGGCCAACATGCGCCTCAATTACGATCCCAACGCGGCGGTCGCGGAGATCCAGGCCAAGGTCGCGAGCCAGCTCAACGTGCTGCCGGAATCCGCCCAGAATCCGGTGATCGACTCCACCACCGGGGACAGCACGGCGCTCATGTATCTGGCCTTCTACAGCGAGGAAATGGATCTGCCCCAGATCACGGATTATCTGATCCGGGTCGTGCAGCCTCAGCTTCAGGCGCTCCAGGGGATCGCCAAGGCCGAGTTGATCGGCAACAAGACCTTCGCCATGCGGATCTGGCTGGATCCGGCGCGCATGGCCGCGCTCAAGGTGACCGGCGACGAGGTGGCGCAGGTGCTGCGGACCAACAATTATCTCGCGGGTGTCGGACGGATTCAGGGCGAGCTGGTCCAGGTGGATCTGTCCGCCACGACCGATATCAGCAGCGTCGAGGACTTCCGCCGGCTGGTGGTACGCGCGGAGTCCGACACCCTGATCCGGCTCGAAGACATCGCCGAGATCGAGCTGGGCGCCGCCGACTACAACTCGACCACGCTCTACAAGGGCATCCCCGCCATCTTCATCGGTATCGAGCCCGCGCCGGGCTCCAATCCGCTCGATGTCGCCGAGCGCGTCCATGACCTGATGCCGGGCCTCAAGGCCGATTTTCCCGAGGGGCTGAACGCCTTCATCCCCTACGACGCCAGCGAGTTCATCCAGGAGTCCATCAAGGAGGTCTTCAAGACGCTGGCCGAGGCGGTGCTGATCGTGCTGCTGGTGATCTTCCTGTCGCTCGGCTCGCTGCGCGCCGCGCTCATCCCCTCGGTGGCGGTGCCGCTCTCGATCGTTGGGGCTGGATTTCTCATGCTGTTGATGGGCTTTTCCGTCAACCTGCTCACCCTACTCGCCATGGTGCTCGCCATCGGTCTGGTGGTGGACGACGCCATCGTAGTGGTGGAGAACGTGCACCGGCATCTGGAGATGGGCAAGCCGCGGATCCAGGCGGCGGTGGACGCGGCCCGCGAGCTGGCGCTGCCGATCATCGCCATGACCACCACCCTGGTCGCGGTCTATGCCCCCATCGGTTTCATGGGCGGACTGGTGGGCTCGCTGTTTACCGAATTCGCCTTCACCCTCGCCGGGGCGGTGCTAGTCTCGGGGATCGTCGCGCTCACGCTCTCGCCCATGCTGTCCGCTGCGGTGCTGCGCGAAGGCGGCCAGCAGGGGCGGTTCGAGCAGGCGGTCGAGCATTTTTTCGAGCGGCTCGCCAGCGGCTACCGGCGGTTGCTGCATGGCTGGCTGCGCTATCCCAGCGCCACCCTCCTGGTGGCTGTGGCGGTGCTCGCGGCCATCTATGGCATGTACAGCATGACCCAGAAGGAACTGGCCCCGACCGAGGATCAGAGCATTCTGTTTTTCATGGCGACCGCGCCCCAGACCGCCACCATCGACTATAACCAACGTTATGTCGCGCAAATGACCCCGCTCTTCGAAGCCTTCCCCGAGTACCAGGAGAGTTTCATCCTGGTCGGCTTCGGGGACGCCAGCACGACCTTCGGCGGCTTCAAGATGCCCCCACCGAACCAGCGGGAACGCTCGCAGATGGAAATCCAACCCCAGCTTCAGGGCGCGCTGTCCCAGATCGCCGGACTCGATACCGTCGCCTTTTCGCTCCCCAGCCTGCCGACTCCCGGCAGCGGGATGCCGGTGGAATTCGTCGTCCTCTCCGACCGGGGAGCGGAGGAACTCGCCGGCCTCGCCGACCAGTTGCTCGGCCAGGCGATGGCCAGCGGCAAGTTCATGTTTTTGATGAAGGACGTCAAGTTGGAACGGCCCCGGACCGTGCTGGAGGTGGACCGCGATCTGGCCGGCGACCTCGGGATCAGCATGCAGGATCTCGGACTCAGCCTCTCGGGCATGCTCAACGAGGACTATGTGAACTGGTTCAGCCTGGCGGGCCGCAGCTACAAGGTGATCCCCCAAGTCGAGCAGGGTTACCGCAACGATGCCGGGGAACTGCTGGACTATCAGGTGCGAACCGCCGCCGGGGAACTGGTGCCGGTCAGCGCGCTGGTGACGCTCCGCCACGAGGTCGAGCCCTCGAAGCGCGTCCAGTTCCAGCAGTTGAACGCTGTCACGCTCTCCGGCGTCATGACCCCCGGCGTCACCCTGGGCGATGCGCTGGACTACCTGGAGCAGGAAGCGCGCGGTCTCTTTCCGCGCGGCGCGCGCATCGACTACAAGGGCGAATCGCGCCAGTTCAAGCGCGAAGGCGCTGCGCTGGAGGTCACTTTTTTCCTGTCACTGCTGATCATCTATCTGGTCCTGGCGGCCCAGTTCGAGAGCTGGCGCGACCCCTTTGTCATCCTGATGTCGGTGCCCCTGTCGCTCGCCGGCGCCATGGCGTTTCTGTTCCTGGGTTTCGCCAGCATCAACATCTACACCCAGGTCGGGCTCATCACCCTGATCGGACTGGTCGCCAAAAATGGGATCTTGATCGTGGAATTCGCCAATCAGCTCGGCGAGCGCGAGGGACTCGCCAGACGCGAGGCGATCGAGCAGGCTTCGGCCATCCGGCTGCGCCCCATCCTGATGACGACGGTTTCGATGCTGGTCGCCATGATCCCGCTCCTCACCGCCAGCGGTCCGGGCGCGGTCAGCCGCTTCGACATCGGGCTGGTGATCGTCACCGGGCTTGGCATCGGCACGGTCTTCACGCTGTTTGTCGTGCCTGCGTTTTATCTGCTGCTCTCGCCGACGAGTCATCGACGCATCGGCGAGGAACAGGGCTCCGCGCACACTATCTGA